One genomic window of Halolamina sediminis includes the following:
- a CDS encoding antitoxin VapB family protein, producing MSKSIRVDEETHAAPSALKREDETYDDVLSRLLEERREAVVEGAGCGTGATLRRQHARRVNADFDVPALTDVVDIDLL from the coding sequence ATGAGCAAGAGCATCCGCGTCGACGAGGAGACACACGCCGCACCGTCGGCGCTCAAGCGGGAGGACGAGACGTACGACGACGTTCTCTCGCGCCTGCTCGAAGAGCGCCGCGAAGCCGTCGTCGAAGGTGCGGGCTGTGGGACGGGAGCGACGCTGCGACGGCAGCACGCGAGGCGCGTGAACGCTGACTTCGACGTTCCAGCATTGACCGACGTCGTCGATATCGACCTTCTGTAG
- a CDS encoding HD domain-containing protein gives MTTIKDSVHDHIEVEGVAADLLDTPAVQRLRHIKQLGTVQLAYPSANHTRFEHSLGVYHLAEQALDQLGVDGVDAERVRAAAMLHDVGHGPFSHNIEALTHRETGKYHDDVDELLAEGKVGDVLRSHDLSPDRVAGLVAGEGKFGQLVSGELDVDRMDYLVRDAHHTGVPYGTIDPGRLVRALRFVDGELVLAPGNVQSAESLLVARALMNPTVYAHHVARISKAMLRRATERLLDADPDLTAEELRRMDDHGLLVALRLCEETDEFARRYAERDLYKRAVWAELGGVPDWLLDAGHGETRELEAEIAAACDLDPQEVILDVPSEPSMRESTSRVMVGDEIRELGRQSPLVKALRTAQYQQWRLGVYTVAGATERVGHEAVERLQLDVDGALVSERRGRPATLDEFAGAE, from the coding sequence ATGACGACGATCAAGGACTCCGTCCACGACCACATCGAGGTGGAGGGGGTCGCCGCCGACCTGCTGGACACCCCCGCAGTCCAGCGGCTCCGCCACATCAAGCAGTTGGGGACGGTGCAGTTGGCGTACCCCTCCGCGAACCACACGCGCTTCGAGCACTCGCTGGGCGTCTACCACCTCGCCGAGCAGGCGCTCGACCAACTGGGCGTCGACGGCGTCGACGCCGAACGCGTCCGGGCGGCGGCGATGCTCCACGACGTCGGCCACGGCCCGTTCTCGCACAACATCGAGGCGCTGACCCACCGCGAGACGGGGAAGTACCACGACGACGTGGACGAACTGCTCGCGGAAGGGAAGGTGGGTGACGTGCTCCGATCCCACGACCTCTCGCCGGACCGAGTCGCGGGGCTGGTCGCCGGCGAGGGGAAGTTCGGCCAGCTCGTCTCCGGGGAGCTCGACGTCGACCGGATGGACTACCTCGTCCGGGACGCCCACCACACCGGCGTCCCGTACGGCACGATCGACCCCGGGCGGCTCGTCCGGGCGCTGCGGTTCGTCGACGGGGAGCTCGTGCTCGCGCCGGGCAACGTCCAGAGCGCGGAGTCGCTGCTGGTCGCCCGGGCGCTGATGAACCCCACCGTCTACGCCCACCACGTCGCCCGGATCAGCAAGGCGATGCTCCGCCGGGCGACCGAGCGACTGCTCGACGCCGACCCCGATCTGACCGCGGAGGAGCTCCGCCGGATGGACGACCACGGGCTGCTGGTCGCACTGCGGCTGTGTGAGGAGACTGACGAGTTCGCCCGGCGCTACGCCGAACGGGACCTGTACAAGCGTGCGGTCTGGGCCGAACTGGGCGGCGTGCCCGACTGGCTGCTCGACGCCGGGCACGGAGAGACGCGGGAACTGGAAGCCGAGATCGCCGCGGCCTGCGATCTCGACCCGCAGGAGGTGATCCTCGACGTCCCCAGCGAGCCGTCGATGCGGGAGTCCACCAGCCGCGTGATGGTCGGCGACGAGATCCGCGAACTCGGCCGGCAGTCGCCGCTGGTGAAGGCGCTCCGGACCGCCCAGTACCAGCAGTGGCGGCTGGGCGTGTACACGGTGGCTGGGGCGACAGAGCGCGTGGGTCACGAGGCGGTCGAACGCCTCCAGCTCGACGTCGACGGCGCGCTGGTGAGCGAACGCCGCGGCCGCCCGGCGACGCTCGACGAGTTCGCCGGGGCGGAGTGA
- a CDS encoding DUF2270 domain-containing protein, translated as MTDIPPDFDPESPEEREIAGEAAGDRSDFLSLMAHTYRGELGRMTSWRTRIDRTTNWAVVVTATLLTWAFSTDSRPHYILLVGIVMVTIFLWIEVRRYRVYDIWRSRVRLLEENVFANALDPEGVEQSSWRQLLSEDLREPAIKVSAYEAISRRLRRVYFPLISVLVGAWIVRLTVFGTSNGVVGAAAVGAIAGEFVLVGVGAFYGVVLLLSFRPSGRQAKGELQSEPDAERWK; from the coding sequence ATGACCGACATCCCGCCGGATTTCGACCCGGAGTCGCCCGAAGAGCGCGAGATCGCCGGCGAGGCGGCCGGCGACCGATCCGACTTCCTCTCGCTGATGGCCCACACGTACCGCGGCGAGCTCGGTCGGATGACCTCGTGGCGAACGCGGATCGACAGGACGACCAACTGGGCCGTCGTCGTCACGGCGACCCTGCTCACGTGGGCGTTCTCCACCGATTCGCGGCCCCACTACATCCTCCTTGTCGGGATCGTAATGGTGACGATCTTCCTGTGGATCGAGGTCCGTCGGTACCGCGTGTACGATATCTGGCGCTCGCGGGTCCGGCTCCTCGAGGAGAACGTGTTCGCGAACGCGCTCGATCCTGAGGGAGTCGAGCAGTCGAGCTGGCGGCAGCTCCTGAGCGAGGACCTCCGCGAGCCGGCGATCAAGGTGTCCGCGTACGAGGCCATATCCCGCCGCCTTCGCCGGGTCTACTTCCCTCTGATCTCCGTGCTGGTGGGGGCGTGGATCGTCCGGCTAACCGTGTTCGGCACCTCGAACGGTGTCGTCGGCGCCGCAGCCGTCGGCGCGATCGCCGGGGAGTTCGTGCTCGTCGGCGTCGGAGCGTTCTACGGCGTCGTGCTGCTGCTGTCGTTCCGGCCGAGCGGGCGGCAGGCGAAAGGGGAGCTCCAGTCCGAACCCGACGCCGAGCGGTGGAAGTAG
- a CDS encoding biotin--[acetyl-CoA-carboxylase] ligase: MTDTRSALLDALDDGPVDGPALADRLGVSRAAVWKQVEGLREAGWGIESTDDGYRVADVPEFGGAAVAYGLDAPFEIEFHDSIGSTNERARELADEGREDVAVVADEQTAGRGRLDRGWRGPSGGIYTSLLLRPDVPPAHSPVYTLAAAVAVTRAAREAGVDARIKWPNDVLVSRAEPEVPLAAGGEPANENQSDSSDDLLVPAAGEARGGQKLCGILTEMEGEADRVAWLIVGIGINANVGAGVLPDGATSLLAERGEPVDRRTFTQRLLETFDELRSDPESILDAWREHAATLGQRVRVATPGGDVVGEAVDVEFPGALVVETDDGERERVTAGDCEHLRPI; encoded by the coding sequence ATGACCGACACGCGCAGCGCGCTGCTCGACGCCCTCGACGACGGCCCCGTCGACGGCCCCGCGTTGGCCGACCGCCTCGGAGTTTCCCGAGCCGCGGTCTGGAAACAGGTCGAAGGTCTCCGCGAGGCAGGCTGGGGGATCGAGAGCACCGACGACGGCTATCGCGTGGCCGACGTGCCGGAGTTCGGCGGCGCCGCCGTCGCGTACGGGCTCGACGCCCCCTTCGAGATCGAGTTCCACGACAGCATCGGCTCCACCAACGAGCGCGCCCGCGAACTCGCGGACGAGGGCCGCGAGGACGTGGCCGTCGTCGCCGACGAACAGACCGCCGGCCGCGGACGGCTGGACCGCGGCTGGCGCGGTCCTTCCGGCGGGATCTACACCTCGCTGCTGCTCCGCCCGGACGTGCCGCCCGCCCACTCGCCCGTCTACACGCTCGCGGCCGCGGTCGCCGTGACCCGCGCCGCGCGGGAGGCGGGCGTCGACGCGCGGATCAAGTGGCCCAACGACGTTCTCGTGAGCAGGGCGGAACCGGAGGTTCCGCTTGCAGCCGGCGGCGAGCCGGCGAACGAGAACCAGTCGGACTCGTCCGATGACCTACTGGTCCCGGCGGCAGGCGAGGCGCGCGGCGGGCAGAAGCTCTGTGGCATCCTCACCGAGATGGAGGGGGAAGCGGACCGTGTCGCGTGGCTGATCGTCGGTATCGGGATCAACGCCAACGTCGGTGCGGGCGTGCTCCCCGACGGTGCGACCTCGCTGCTGGCCGAACGGGGCGAGCCGGTCGACCGCCGAACCTTCACCCAGCGCCTGCTGGAGACGTTCGACGAGCTCCGCAGCGACCCGGAGTCGATCCTCGACGCGTGGCGCGAGCACGCGGCGACGCTCGGCCAGCGTGTGCGCGTGGCGACCCCCGGCGGCGACGTGGTGGGCGAGGCCGTCGACGTGGAGTTCCCCGGCGCGCTGGTGGTCGAAACCGACGACGGCGAGCGCGAGCGAGTGACTGCAGGGGACTGTGAGCACTTGCGACCGATCTGA
- a CDS encoding acyl-CoA carboxylase subunit beta: protein MEDRIEELRERREEALKGGGEERIERQHEKGKMTARERIDYFLDEGTFTEFDQFRTHNNHKFGMDEKQVYGDGVVTGYGEVDGRKVFVFAHDFTVFGGSLGEVFAEKVTKVMDKATQVGAPVVGLNDSAGARIQEGVDALGGYAEIFRRNQEASGVVPQISAIMGPCAGGAVYSPAMTDFTFMVKDTSHMFITGPDVVKTVTGEEVSFEELGGAVTHASTSGVAHFAEESEEDALDNIRRLLSYLPQNNVEDPPRVEPWDDPERADESLNSAVPDQPRKPYDMHDVLTSVVDEGSFFEVQSEFAKNLVIGFARMDGRAVGVLANQPRVNAGTLDIEASEKGARFIRTCDAFNVPVLTFVDVPGFMPGTDQEHNGIIRHGAKLLYAYCEASVPLLTVITRKAYGGAYDVMASSHVGADVNYAWPTAEIAVMGPEGAVDILYSDELDEADDVEARRQELIDEYREEFANPYTAADRGYIDDVIEPPETRARLISDLEMLQGKREQTPQKKHGNIPI, encoded by the coding sequence ATGGAGGACCGCATCGAGGAACTCCGTGAACGCCGCGAGGAAGCCCTGAAAGGCGGCGGCGAGGAGCGGATCGAACGCCAGCACGAGAAGGGGAAGATGACCGCCCGCGAGCGGATCGACTACTTCCTCGACGAGGGCACGTTCACGGAGTTCGACCAGTTCCGAACCCACAACAACCACAAGTTCGGGATGGATGAGAAACAGGTGTACGGCGACGGCGTCGTCACCGGCTACGGCGAGGTCGACGGCCGGAAAGTGTTCGTGTTCGCCCACGACTTCACCGTCTTCGGCGGCTCGCTCGGCGAGGTGTTCGCCGAGAAGGTGACGAAGGTGATGGACAAGGCCACGCAGGTCGGCGCGCCGGTCGTCGGGCTCAACGACTCTGCCGGCGCCCGGATCCAAGAGGGTGTCGACGCACTCGGCGGCTACGCCGAGATCTTCCGGCGCAATCAGGAGGCCTCGGGTGTCGTCCCGCAGATCTCCGCGATCATGGGCCCCTGCGCGGGCGGTGCGGTGTACTCCCCCGCGATGACCGACTTCACGTTCATGGTGAAGGACACCAGCCACATGTTCATCACCGGCCCCGACGTGGTGAAGACTGTCACCGGCGAGGAGGTCAGCTTCGAGGAGCTCGGCGGCGCGGTCACCCACGCCTCCACCTCCGGCGTCGCCCACTTCGCCGAGGAGAGCGAGGAAGACGCGCTCGACAACATCCGGCGGCTGCTCTCCTACCTCCCGCAGAACAACGTCGAGGACCCCCCGCGGGTCGAGCCGTGGGACGACCCCGAGCGCGCCGACGAGTCGCTGAACTCGGCCGTCCCCGACCAGCCGCGCAAGCCCTACGACATGCACGACGTGCTCACCTCCGTCGTCGACGAGGGCTCGTTCTTCGAGGTGCAGTCTGAGTTCGCGAAGAACCTCGTGATCGGCTTCGCCCGGATGGACGGCCGCGCAGTCGGCGTACTCGCGAACCAGCCCCGGGTCAACGCTGGCACGCTCGACATCGAGGCCAGCGAGAAGGGCGCGCGGTTCATCCGCACCTGTGACGCGTTCAACGTTCCCGTCCTGACGTTCGTCGACGTCCCCGGCTTCATGCCCGGCACCGATCAGGAGCACAACGGAATCATCCGCCACGGCGCCAAGCTCCTGTACGCCTACTGCGAGGCGTCGGTGCCGCTGCTCACCGTCATCACCCGGAAGGCCTACGGCGGCGCCTACGACGTGATGGCCTCCAGCCACGTCGGCGCCGACGTGAACTACGCGTGGCCGACCGCCGAGATCGCGGTGATGGGGCCGGAGGGCGCGGTCGACATCCTCTACAGCGACGAACTCGACGAGGCCGACGACGTGGAGGCCCGACGGCAGGAGCTCATCGACGAGTACCGCGAGGAGTTCGCCAACCCCTACACCGCCGCCGACCGCGGCTACATCGACGACGTGATCGAGCCGCCGGAGACCCGCGCGCGGCTGATCTCCGATCTGGAGATGCTGCAGGGCAAACGCGAGCAGACGCCCCAGAAGAAACACGGCAACATCCCCATATGA
- a CDS encoding threonine synthase: METTDAFAGLDCIDCGERFDADTATHRCPDCGGILDPAYDYDAIDVSRETFEGERFDSLWRYDALLPFPREAAVSIGEGTTPLVDCPTLAEAMGVGEVYIKDEGHNPTGTFKDRGQTGAVTAAAQHGAETIALNTAGNAGQAAAAYAAQADMDAHVWLAERAGYTQKAMIEVHGGELHVVEGEITDAGAAYSERMDEEDWYSTKTFVTPYRHETKKTMLYETVEQLDWDVPDAIVYPTGGGVGLVGMHKGATEFRDLDLIDDLPGMYAAQAAGCAPVVKAWDEGKSIHEAWGDENITTVLNGIAVPDPGASPLILDALEESGGGAVAASDEEILDAAVEIARTEGVEMGATCAAAAAGAFDLAEQGELGEDDTVVLLNTGAGNKDVDTLRSHLGEREFAGGE, translated from the coding sequence ATGGAGACCACCGACGCGTTCGCCGGCCTCGACTGCATCGACTGCGGGGAGCGGTTCGACGCCGACACCGCGACGCATCGCTGCCCGGACTGTGGCGGCATCCTCGACCCGGCGTACGACTACGACGCGATCGACGTGTCCCGCGAGACGTTCGAAGGGGAGCGCTTCGACTCGCTGTGGCGCTACGACGCGCTGCTGCCGTTCCCCCGCGAGGCCGCGGTCTCGATCGGTGAGGGGACGACGCCGCTGGTCGACTGTCCCACGCTCGCCGAGGCGATGGGCGTCGGCGAGGTGTACATCAAAGACGAGGGGCACAACCCCACTGGGACGTTCAAGGACCGCGGGCAGACCGGCGCGGTGACCGCCGCCGCCCAGCACGGCGCGGAAACGATCGCGCTCAACACTGCCGGCAACGCCGGGCAGGCCGCCGCAGCCTACGCCGCACAGGCGGACATGGACGCCCACGTCTGGCTGGCCGAGCGCGCGGGCTACACCCAGAAGGCGATGATCGAGGTCCACGGCGGCGAACTCCACGTCGTCGAGGGGGAGATCACCGACGCCGGCGCCGCCTACAGCGAGCGCATGGACGAGGAGGACTGGTACTCGACGAAGACGTTCGTCACGCCCTACCGCCACGAGACGAAGAAGACGATGCTGTACGAGACGGTCGAACAGCTCGACTGGGACGTGCCCGACGCGATCGTCTACCCGACCGGCGGCGGCGTCGGCCTCGTCGGGATGCACAAGGGCGCCACGGAGTTCCGCGATCTCGACTTGATTGACGACCTGCCGGGGATGTACGCCGCACAGGCCGCCGGCTGTGCCCCCGTCGTGAAGGCGTGGGACGAGGGGAAGTCGATCCACGAGGCGTGGGGCGACGAGAACATCACGACCGTGCTCAACGGGATCGCGGTCCCCGACCCGGGTGCGAGCCCGCTGATCCTCGACGCACTCGAAGAGAGCGGCGGCGGCGCGGTCGCCGCGAGCGACGAGGAGATTCTCGATGCAGCCGTCGAGATCGCCCGGACGGAGGGCGTGGAGATGGGCGCGACGTGTGCCGCCGCGGCTGCCGGGGCGTTCGATCTCGCGGAGCAGGGTGAACTCGGCGAGGACGATACGGTGGTGCTGCTGAACACCGGCGCGGGCAACAAGGACGTGGACACGCTGCGTAGTCACCTGGGCGAGCGGGAGTTCGCGGGCGGGGAGTAG
- the hemG gene encoding protoporphyrinogen oxidase: MTEDDPAVAVVGGGMTGLSTLHALAERGVDAVAYEASDEVGGVVRSGEIDGKLFEFGPQRLRMTDAIRAMVTDLDIADEVITADDELPLFVYAGGKLREAPRSLSAFRRTDLLSPTAKLRLLAEPLMDSIDPEESARDAFVRKFGTETYTNLISPLFGGTYGSDPARMPAKYALKPIMGMEEKNGSLLRAALSRLVFADDETPPPASFESGLQRLPEALAEEHADRLHRETPVTEIERAGDDEWLVHTDDASRRVDHVVLTTPADTTADIVDGVDAESAAALREFNYNPLVMVHLESPARVDGFGYQVRRTEPLRTLGVTWNTSLFDRDGVYTVFLGGMHDPGAIERDDETLGETAVSEFRRVMGVDADVVNIERMPRAFPAWDDSWSASERVDPPEGITLATNYTGRMGVPSRVREARRLAGNLAGAE, from the coding sequence ATGACTGAGGACGACCCCGCGGTCGCCGTCGTCGGCGGCGGGATGACCGGCCTCTCGACGCTGCACGCGCTGGCCGAGCGCGGCGTCGACGCCGTGGCGTACGAGGCCAGCGACGAGGTCGGCGGCGTCGTCCGCAGCGGGGAGATCGACGGGAAGCTGTTCGAGTTCGGCCCCCAGCGCCTGCGGATGACCGACGCGATCCGGGCGATGGTGACCGACCTCGACATCGCCGACGAGGTGATCACGGCCGACGACGAGCTGCCGCTGTTCGTCTACGCCGGCGGCAAGCTCCGGGAGGCGCCCCGGTCGCTGTCGGCGTTCCGGCGGACGGATCTGCTCTCGCCGACGGCGAAACTCCGCCTGCTGGCCGAGCCGCTGATGGACTCGATCGACCCGGAGGAGTCCGCCCGGGACGCGTTCGTCCGGAAGTTCGGCACCGAGACGTACACGAACCTCATCTCGCCGCTATTCGGCGGCACGTACGGCTCCGACCCGGCGCGAATGCCGGCGAAGTACGCGCTGAAGCCGATCATGGGGATGGAGGAGAAAAACGGGAGCCTGCTCCGGGCGGCGCTCTCCCGACTGGTGTTCGCCGACGACGAGACGCCACCGCCGGCGAGCTTCGAGTCCGGGCTTCAGCGGCTTCCGGAGGCGCTGGCCGAGGAACACGCCGACCGACTCCACCGCGAGACGCCCGTGACGGAGATCGAACGGGCCGGCGACGACGAGTGGCTCGTCCACACCGACGACGCGAGCCGGCGCGTCGATCACGTCGTGCTCACGACGCCTGCCGACACCACCGCCGACATCGTCGATGGCGTCGACGCCGAGAGTGCGGCGGCGCTCCGAGAGTTCAACTACAACCCCCTCGTGATGGTGCATCTAGAGAGCCCGGCCCGCGTCGACGGGTTCGGCTACCAGGTCCGCCGGACCGAGCCGCTGCGGACGCTGGGCGTGACGTGGAACACCAGCCTGTTCGACCGCGACGGCGTCTACACCGTCTTCCTCGGCGGGATGCACGACCCCGGAGCGATCGAACGCGACGACGAGACGCTCGGGGAGACTGCCGTCTCCGAGTTCCGGCGCGTGATGGGCGTCGACGCCGACGTGGTCAACATCGAGCGCATGCCGCGGGCGTTCCCCGCGTGGGACGACTCCTGGAGCGCCAGCGAGCGCGTCGACCCCCCCGAGGGGATCACGCTCGCGACCAACTACACCGGCCGGATGGGCGTCCCGAGCCGCGTCCGGGAGGCCCGACGGCTGGCCGGGAACCTGGCGGGCGCCGAGTAG
- a CDS encoding AAA family ATPase: MTDDARSDGGDAAIETGGDAAPSTLDPLSVEAAAGLIDDIVDNVERVIVGKRDAIEHLLVATLARGHVLLEDVPGTGKTMLARSVATSVDASFRRVQFTPDLLPSDVTGVNVFNQKTQEFEFQPGPVFANVVLADEINRAPPKTQSSLLEAMEERQVTVDGDTRSLPEPFVVIATQNDVETGRTYELPMAEVDRFAKKLRLGYPDDEQEAEIIGRTAGHHPIEELEPVTDGKRLRRARETASQVTLREPVRSYISRLAQHTRDEAQLGVSPRGSIALARTSQVRALLDGRDYVTPDDVQTEARTVFAHRIRPRTGSETGEDVVASALSTVPVE; encoded by the coding sequence ATGACCGACGATGCTCGGTCCGACGGCGGTGACGCGGCGATCGAGACCGGCGGCGACGCGGCCCCGTCGACGCTGGACCCGCTGTCGGTCGAGGCGGCGGCCGGCCTGATCGACGATATCGTCGACAACGTCGAGCGCGTCATCGTCGGGAAGCGCGACGCCATCGAACACCTCCTCGTCGCGACGCTGGCCCGGGGCCACGTCCTGCTGGAGGACGTGCCCGGGACCGGGAAGACGATGCTCGCTCGCTCGGTTGCGACCTCCGTCGACGCCTCGTTCCGCCGCGTCCAGTTCACGCCCGACCTACTGCCCTCCGACGTGACCGGCGTGAACGTGTTCAACCAGAAGACCCAGGAGTTCGAGTTCCAGCCCGGCCCGGTGTTCGCGAACGTCGTGCTGGCCGACGAGATCAACCGCGCGCCGCCGAAAACCCAGAGCTCGCTGCTGGAAGCGATGGAGGAGCGACAGGTGACCGTCGACGGCGACACCCGGAGCCTCCCCGAGCCGTTCGTCGTGATCGCGACCCAGAACGACGTCGAGACCGGCCGCACCTACGAGCTCCCGATGGCTGAGGTCGACCGCTTCGCGAAGAAGCTCCGGCTGGGCTACCCCGACGACGAGCAGGAGGCCGAAATCATCGGCCGCACCGCCGGCCACCACCCCATCGAGGAGTTGGAGCCGGTGACCGACGGCAAGCGGCTCCGGCGCGCCCGCGAGACGGCGAGCCAGGTGACGCTGCGCGAGCCCGTCCGGAGCTACATCAGCCGGCTGGCCCAACACACCCGGGACGAGGCCCAACTCGGCGTCAGCCCCCGGGGGAGCATCGCGCTGGCCCGCACCTCGCAGGTCCGGGCGCTGCTCGACGGCCGCGACTACGTCACCCCCGACGACGTACAGACGGAGGCCCGGACGGTGTTCGCCCACCGCATCCGGCCGCGAACGGGCAGCGAGACCGGCGAGGACGTGGTCGCCTCGGCGCTCTCGACCGTCCCTGTCGAGTGA
- a CDS encoding MOSC domain-containing protein produces the protein MTGTVERIHVAGEAGAPPEPRESVEAVVGKGLTGDRYFENEGTFSTDDEDRTRDLTLIEAEAIEQAEADYDVSFEPGVHRRNLTVRGVGLNRLLGERFRVGDAVVEGTELCEPCSYLERKLEEKGVQEALVHRGGLRCEIVDGGEIAVGDDVLTE, from the coding sequence GTGACTGGAACCGTCGAACGCATCCACGTCGCCGGCGAAGCGGGCGCCCCACCCGAGCCGCGGGAGTCCGTCGAGGCAGTCGTGGGCAAGGGGCTGACTGGCGACCGCTACTTCGAGAACGAGGGGACGTTCTCGACCGACGACGAGGACCGGACCCGGGATCTCACGCTGATCGAGGCCGAAGCGATCGAGCAGGCGGAAGCCGACTACGACGTCTCGTTCGAACCCGGCGTCCACCGCCGGAACCTCACGGTCCGCGGGGTGGGGCTGAACCGCCTGCTGGGCGAGCGGTTCCGCGTCGGCGACGCGGTCGTGGAGGGAACTGAGCTCTGTGAGCCCTGCTCGTACCTCGAACGGAAACTCGAAGAGAAAGGGGTTCAGGAGGCGCTGGTCCACCGCGGCGGGCTGCGATGTGAGATCGTCGATGGCGGCGAGATCGCCGTCGGCGACGACGTACTCACCGAGTAG
- the hemE gene encoding uroporphyrinogen decarboxylase has product MTDPLLVRAARGERTERPPVWLMRQAGRHLPEYRELREEYSFREAIETPEIAEEITLQPYERYDVDGVVMFSDILTCLEPLGFDYHIESGVGPVIENPVEGPDDVARRRGDVREELAFVADLLDRLDESVADEDAVLGFAGGPFTLASYVVAGGPDRGRKEVRKFRARHPEAFRELLERFADVVAEYLEMQADHGADAVQLFDTYAGVLPPDDYQEYVLPLHREIVERVDLPTIEFVRNMGGRLESLDATGADAVALDWTVDMAAARAELGDTPVQGNLDPSLLYADPETIRERTAEIIEAAGPEGHVLNLGHGVNRDTPIEGVEAFVETAKNWEW; this is encoded by the coding sequence ATGACCGACCCCCTTCTCGTCCGTGCTGCCCGCGGGGAGCGCACCGAGCGCCCGCCAGTCTGGCTCATGCGGCAGGCTGGACGCCACTTGCCTGAATACCGCGAGCTCCGTGAGGAGTACTCCTTCCGCGAGGCGATCGAAACGCCCGAAATCGCCGAGGAGATCACCCTCCAGCCGTACGAGCGCTACGACGTCGACGGCGTGGTGATGTTCTCGGATATCCTCACCTGCCTCGAACCGCTCGGCTTCGACTACCACATCGAGTCCGGCGTCGGCCCGGTGATCGAGAACCCCGTCGAGGGGCCCGACGACGTGGCCCGCCGCCGGGGCGACGTGCGGGAGGAGCTGGCGTTCGTCGCGGACCTGCTCGACCGCCTCGACGAGAGCGTCGCCGACGAGGACGCCGTGTTAGGGTTCGCCGGCGGCCCGTTCACGCTCGCGTCCTACGTCGTCGCCGGCGGGCCAGACCGCGGGCGCAAGGAGGTCCGGAAGTTCCGGGCGCGCCACCCCGAGGCGTTCCGGGAACTGCTGGAACGGTTCGCGGACGTGGTCGCGGAGTACCTCGAGATGCAGGCCGACCACGGCGCCGACGCCGTCCAGCTGTTCGACACCTACGCGGGCGTGCTCCCGCCGGACGACTACCAGGAGTACGTTCTCCCGCTCCACCGCGAGATCGTCGAGCGCGTCGATCTCCCGACGATCGAGTTCGTCCGTAACATGGGCGGGCGGCTGGAGAGCTTGGACGCGACGGGGGCCGACGCCGTCGCGCTCGACTGGACCGTCGACATGGCGGCTGCTCGCGCGGAGTTGGGCGACACGCCCGTGCAGGGGAACCTCGACCCGTCGCTGCTGTACGCCGACCCCGAGACGATCCGCGAGCGGACTGCCGAAATAATCGAGGCCGCGGGGCCCGAAGGACACGTGCTCAACCTCGGCCACGGCGTCAACCGCGACACGCCGATCGAGGGCGTCGAGGCGTTCGTCGAGACCGCGAAAAACTGGGAGTGGTAG